In Vibrio celticus, one genomic interval encodes:
- the ccmD gene encoding heme exporter protein CcmD, whose translation MYFESLSDFFAMGGYASYVWSAFGITFLAMIILLVVSVRRGKQLLNEVQAKIDRQARIDAAKNMENTL comes from the coding sequence ATGTATTTTGAATCTTTGAGTGATTTCTTTGCCATGGGAGGCTATGCCTCGTATGTATGGAGTGCATTTGGAATCACATTCCTCGCGATGATCATTTTACTGGTCGTAAGCGTTCGTCGTGGTAAGCAATTACTAAATGAAGTACAAGCTAAGATTGATCGTCAAGCTCGTATCGATGCAGCAAAAAATATGGAGAACACTCTATGA